A region from the Gossypium hirsutum isolate 1008001.06 chromosome A08, Gossypium_hirsutum_v2.1, whole genome shotgun sequence genome encodes:
- the LOC121205076 gene encoding uncharacterized protein gives MCDLGASINVMPLSIYKLLNAGPLKETSVTIQLADRSVVHLEGVLPDVLIKVNELIFPADFYIIDIEDDNSANTSGILLRRPFLSTAQTKINVRSGILTMEFDGEVVKFNVYEAMNRLSMISNVSNIDIIDPLTKLHLEYHDKDELQTVLCTSLDFDAIKELEEWITIEDSVHEKVAHMEASQLRKASSKTFELSSSQTKLVPFILQAPELELKTLPSYLKFAFLGEGNTLLVIISSKLSKIEEENLVRVLRDYKEIIGWTIADIKRLSPSTCMHKIQVVDNAVPKREA, from the coding sequence ATGTGTGACCTAGGCGCatcaattaatgttatgcctttgtcAATTTATAAACTACTTAACGCGGGTCCTTTAAAGGAAACAAGCGTGACAATCCAGCTTGCAGATAGATCTGTGGTGCATCTGGAGGGAGTATTACCGGACGTTCTTATCAAGGTAAACGAGCTAATATTTCCTGCAGACTTCTACATCATCGACATAGAGGATGACAATTCAGCCAATACATCAGGCATACTTCTCAGAAGACCATTTTTGAGTACCGCACAAACGAAGATTAACGTAAGAAGTGGGATACTCACTATGGAGTTCGATGGGGAAGTAGTAAAATTCAATGTCTACGAGGCCATGAACCGTCTTAGCATGATTTCTAATGTTTCTAATATTGATATTATTGATCCTTTAACTAAGTTACATTTGGAATATCATGACAAGGATGAATTACAAACTGTCCTTTGCACAAGTTTGGACTTTGATGCCATTAAGGAACTTGAGGAGTGGATAACCATTGAAGATTCTGTTCATGAAAAAGTAGCTCATATGGAGGCATCACAACTACGGAAAGCTTCAAGTAAAACCTTTGAATTATCTTCCTCACAGACTAAGCTCGTACCATTTATTTTACAGGCTCCGGAGTTGGAACTCAAAACACTCCCAAGCTATTTGAAGTTTGCTTTTCTCGGTGAAGGAAATACACTACTGGTGATAATCTCGAGTAAACTCTCGAAGATAGAAGAAGAAAACTTGGTACGAGTCCTTAGGGACTATAAAGAGATAATTGGGTGGACAATAGCCGACATCAAGAGATTGAGTCCATCGACTTGCATGCACAAAATTCAGGTTGTCGATAACGCTGTTCCCAAAAGAGAGGCTTAA
- the LOC121205077 gene encoding uncharacterized protein — MNDINCTPEQKLKGAISLLRDEVYQWWLSVEEGKYVKASYGDAHRLEFINLTQGDRSMVEYKAEFLRLSHYAQGMEACEYEKYVRFKDSLRDSLRVLIVLQRERELTVLVDNAKIAKEVKQVERQNRDHERDIGSLYFYVASIVSENLRISVESTSSEITVLSPLGQSVQVSKLYRDVSLDVQGAIFIANLIELPFGEFNLILDIAWLVEHRVSLDCATRRVILRTEDDKKVVVISERRDYLSNVFSTLVVKNLTLRVPNYAFWSDEYSGCIQRSDESLLAISGLFHAKLSKCEFWFCEVTFLEHVTSNEGIQVDPRKIEVVLDWKQPNNPESGKEFVVYSNALHVWLGCVLMQDGKVVAYASRQLKAHEGNYPTHDLELAIVVFTLKI; from the exons ATGAATGATATAAACTGTACTCCTGAGCAGAAACTTAAGGGTGCAATCTCTTTGCTTCGCGATGAGGTATATCAGTGGTGGTTATCAGTAGAGGAGG GAAAGTATGTGAAGGCGAGCTATGGGGATGCTCATAGGCTTGAGTTCATAAATCTTACGCAAGGTGATAGATCTATGGTCGAGTATAAGGCtgagtttctgaggttgagccaTTACGCTCAAGGCATGGAGGCATGTGAGTACGAGAAATATGTTCGTTTTAAGGACAGTTTGAGGGATAGTTTAAGGGTTCTGATTGTTCTGCAGAGGGAGCGAGAGTTAACGGTTCTGGTTGATAATGCGAAGATCGCCAAAGAGGTTAAGCAGGTAGAGCGCCAGAATAGGGACCATGAgagag ACATAGGCTCTTTATACTTCTATGTAGCTAGTATTGTTTCTGAAAACCTGAGGATTTCTgttgagagcacttctagtgagattaCTGTATTGAGTCCGTTGGGGCAGTCTGTTCAGGTTAGTAAACTTTATAGGGATGTTTCGTTAGATGTACAAGGGGCTATCTTTATAGCAAATCTGATTGAGTTACCGTTTGGGGAGTTCAATTTGATTCTGGATATAGCTTGGTTGGTTGAGCACCGAGTCAGTTTGGATTGTGCGACTAGGAGGGTCATTTTGAGGACTGAAGATGATAAGAAGGTGGTTGTGATCAGTGAACGTCGAGATTATCTGTCCAATGTGTTCTCCACTCTTGTGGTTAAGAACCTG acattacgagttcctaattatgccttttggtctgatGAATACTCCGGCTGCATTCAGAGATCTGATGAGAGTCTTTTAGCCATATCTGGATTA TTCcatgctaagttgagcaagtgtgagttctggttttGTGAGGTGACTTTTCTAGAGCACGTAACTTCTAATGAGGGGATTCAAGTTGATCCAAGAAAGATCGaggttgtgcttgattggaaacaaCCTAATAAT cctgaatctggcaaagaatttgtggtctacagtAATGCATTGCACGTCTggttgggatgtgtgttgatgcaagatggtaaagttgtggcctatgcatccCGTCAGCTTAAAGCACATGAagggaactatcctacacatgatctcGAGTTGGCTATTGTGGTTTTTACATTGAAAATCTGA